One Erpetoichthys calabaricus chromosome 8, fErpCal1.3, whole genome shotgun sequence DNA segment encodes these proteins:
- the LOC114656704 gene encoding gap junction delta-2 protein: MGDWSILGRFLTEVQNHSTVIGKIWLTMLLIFRILLVTLVGDAVYSDEQSKFTCNTLQPGCNNVCYDAFAPVSHLRFWVFQIVLVSTPSIFYIVYVLHKIAKDEKMEMEKARVHELLNHPSLVVEPHGSESFSPHSTYETEWSCVEQTLTGDEIKKVNKDPTKLPSTVLVIYIIHVVLRSLMEVVFLIGQYYLFGFAVPHLFRCETYPCPTTTDCFVSRATEKTIFLNFMFAVSLGCLILNVAELHYLGWIYIFQMLCSACSKCLKNEPSQYSQENPLLQQVRETLLEKLDLKTSCGLSPEKPNYALSLPTTISFESDSTAECTSKKSPDEKERDKSKLVNVAKKIRKSWL; encoded by the coding sequence ATGGGTGATTGGTCCATTCTTGGCCGCTTCTTAACTGAGGTGCAGAACCATTCAACTGTAATTGGGAAGATATGGTTAACCATGCTGCTTATTTTCCGAATTCTTTTGGTCACATTGGTGGGAGATGCAGTGTACAGTGATGAGCAGTCCAAATTCACCTGCAACACATTACAGCCTGGCTGCAACAACGTGTGCTATGATGCATTTGCCCCCGTATCCCACCTGCGTTTCTGGGTCTTCCAGATTGTCCTGGTCTCCACACCATCCATCTTCTACATTGTGTATGTCTTGCATAAGATTGCAAAAGATGAGAAAATGGAGATGGAGAAGGCACGAGTTCATGAGTTGCTTAATCATCCCTCTCTTGTGGTGGAGCCCCATGGGAGTGAAAGCTTTAGCCCTCATTCTACCTATGAGACTGAATGGAGCTGTGTAGAACAGACTCTGACTGGAGATGAAATTAAGAAGGTCAATAAAGATCCCACAAAGTTGCCCAGTACAGTTTTGGTAATATACATCATCCATGTGGTGTTAAGGTCGCTGAtggaagttgtttttttaataggCCAGTATTATCTGTTTGGGTTTGCAGTGCCCCACTTGTTCCGATGTGAGACTTACCCCTGCCCCACCACTACTGACTGCTTTGTTTCTAGAGCCACTGAGAAAACCATTTTCCTCAACTTCATGTTTGCTGTTAGTTTGGGTTGCTTAATTCTCAATGTAGCAGAGTTACACTACCTGGggtggatttatattttccaaatGCTCTGTTCGGCCTGCTCGAAGTGCTTAAAAAATGAGCCAAGTCAATATTCACAGGAGAATCCACTTCTTCAACAGGTCAGAGAAACTCTCCTGGAAAAGCTAGACCTCAAGACCTCTTGTGGCCTATCTCCAGAGAAGCCTAACTATGCACTCTCACTGCCTACCACCATCTCCTTTGAGAGTGATTCCACAGCCGAGTGTACCTCCAAGAAGAGCCCAGATGAAAAGGAACGGGACAAATCAAAGCTTGTGAATGTGGccaagaaaattagaaaatccTGGCTGTAG